TCGTAGTCGCTGGCGTTGGCGTACTTCACCAGCGTGGGCGCCACTTTCACCGGACGCATCAACTGCTCTTCTGCGCGCGCGCCCAGCGCCGGGTCGGCGGCTTTGATTTCTTCCACCAGCCCGCGCAGCCATTCGGCCTGCGCGTTGAACGCCGGCTCTTTCGCAGCTTGCTTGAGCAACTCGCCCAAATGCCGGACTTCACTGTACGGACTCCCCAGCAGCCGCGCGATCTGCGTTTCCAGCGTGCGCGCGTTCACGATCTGCCCCAGCGACGTGTTGGTGGCCAGCGGCAGCAGGTAACGCGAATTGTCGAAAGCCCGCGCGCGCAGGGTGCGCGTGTAGGCGTCCTCCGGCATGTCCACCGGCTGCGCGACCCGCGACTTGTAATAGCCCAGCATCTCCTGGGTGAAGGCGTCATATTCGGCGAAGAGAAAATCCACGGTGGCGCGGTAGTTCTGCTCGGAAGCCTGGTCGCCGCCAAAGTCGGGGACGAAATATCCGCTCTTCTTGAAATTCTGGTAGCGCGTGGAGCGCTCCTGGCCGTCCCAGCGCTGCTCGTCCACCAGCACAATCGCCGCCAGGATGGACAGCTTCTCCACCGCCATGGCGATGTGCGCCAGGTCAGCAATGGAGCGGTGGCCGTACTGGAAATAAAACGTGTTCAGGAACTGCTCGGCCTTCTGGTCGCTGATCTCCTTGAGCGACTCCTTCATGGACAAGGCCGACCGCGAATACTTGGCCATGGCGTAGGCCTGGACCTCGGGGTCCACGCCGTGCACGGCAAAGACGTTGACCTGGGGGCCGGGAGAGCCGTTTTTTTCGGCGACCGGAGATTTGGCGGCGGTGGTGGTTTCAGGCGTGCTCATGGCAGAGAGATTCTAGTTCAAGAAGGTTGTGGGAAACGGGGGAAGAAAATCGGTGGCCTCCGCGCTTCTCTCTGTGTCCTCCGTGGTTGAGGGTTTTCCGATGTCGGCGATGTCGGCGATCACGTGCGATCTCGGCGATGTGCCAGGCCGTTTGCCTTTTAACCATCAATTTTGGCAACCTGTCCCGGCTAGCCGTGGATTCCGGCGACCTGTCCCGGCGAAGCCGTGGATTTCGGCAATCTCTACTCAATTATCTCTTGCTCCCCTCGTTCCTAAATCAGTGTCATCAGCGTGGATCAGCGGTAAGGTTTGCCTTTCCGATCACGGCGATGTCGGCGATCACGCGCGATCCCGGCGATCCCCAGCCCCTCCCGCTTCATCCCCGGAAAATATAGACTTAGCCCAACTCATCCCCGGCGATACCTTTTTCCGATCACCCGATGCCCCGATCACCCGATCTTCCGATTGGGATCCCCACACCCCTCCCCTATTCATCCCAATGGTCCCAATAAACAAAGGACTTAGCCGACGGCGATCCCAATCGGGTCCCAATCAATCAGCTGAGAGGCGCCAGCTTTGGCTAGCCGCTAGCCGCCAGTTGCTAATTGCTTTATTTTCAATGATCTCGGTTCTTTCACGCCCTGAGGCGCAGCTTATAATATCGCATTTCAAATAGCGAATCAAGTGCGAAGTAGTACACCATTGACAAGGCGGCTTCGTGGAAGTGTTCGTTTTCGCTCATCGCGAAGCAAACGCTCTCGGAATATAGTCGTTGAGCGCAGTTCTGAAAGTTCACCTGCCGATGCCAGGAATCGGAGGTCTAAGCGAAAAGCTGAAGATCGTCGACATCACCCGACACGTCGCCGTGATCGGAAAGCAAAACAGGTTCCTCCCCTTCGGCAAGCTCCGGATCGGAATGACAAAATCATTGCGACCGCCGGAATGACAAAACTCTCGCCACGTCACACTCGAGATGTGCATCGGTAATCCGGCACCGTCTTTTTGTAAGACTTGTGTAATACCATTCAACCGCAACCGTCGCGAGACACAGAAGCCCGGCAAGAATCCTGTTGTCGCGCATTCCAGATGATGGATAATCCCCACGGAGCAACCACCCATGAGCTGGGAAAAAGATCTGCAACGCTGGGTTGATGCCAACCTGATTGACGCAGCCACCGCCGGGCGCGTACGCGAGTTCGAGCAGGCCGCGGGCAAAGGACGCATGCGCTGGCCGGCGATGCTGGCCGTCGGGTTTGGGGCGCTCATGCTGTGCGCCGGCATCCTGCTGTTTGTAGCCTCGCACTGGGACGACCTATCGCCCATGCAGCGCTTCGCGCTGGTGCTGGGCATGGTGGCGGTGTTCCACCTGGTCGCCAGCCTGCTGGGGCCCAAGGTGCCGGCCATCGGCGTGGCCCTGCACGTGGCTGGGACGGTGTCACTGGGCGCGGGCATTTATCTGGCCGGGCAGATTTTCAACCTGGAAGAACATTGGCCCGGCGGACTGATGCTGTGGTCGGCGGGCGCGGTGGTGGCATGGCTGATTCTGCGCCAATGGCCGCAGGCGCTGCTGGCAGCGGTGCTGATTCCCTGGTGGCTTGGCGGCGAATGGAGCCTGGCGACGGAGAGCTATCGTGGCGCATGGAACATTGCCGCGCAGGGGTTTTTGTTGCTGGCGATTCTCTACTTCTCGGCCACGCCGCGCGAACCCAATCGCGCTTTGCGCCTGGGTATGGTATGGGTTGGCGCATTCGCTCTCATACCGTTCATCGGCGATGTGATGTGGTCGGGCGAAACCTATGACTATTACGGCTCGACGCTGCGTCACCCTGGACTTCCCGCGCACTTGATGGTGTTGGGCTACGTTGCGGCTTATGTCCCCGCGCTGGGCATTGCCGCGCTGATCAGGAGAAAAGATTCTGTGCCGATGTTCGCCTCCGCGGTGTGGGTATTTGTGCTGGCCATGCTGAGCCGTCTGCACACCCCATCACATAACCCGTGGCTTTATCTTTGGGTGGCGCTCGGGGCCTGCGGACTTTGCTGGTGGGGCGTGCGCGAAAATCGCAGGCTGTTCATCAACTTCGGCACCGCGATCTTCGCCCTGGACGTGATCACCTTCTACTTCTCTGACGTTCTGGACAAGCTGGGCCGGTCCATGGGGCTGATCCTGCTGGGCGTAATTTTCCTGGCTGGAGGCTGGGTGCTGAACCGCTTGCGCGCTGACTTGATCGCGCGCGCCGCGTCGTCGGGAGGAACACAATGAATGCTTTGGGTAAGGGCGTGGCCGTCGCGCTGATTCACATCTTGATCGTGCTGAGTCTGAGCGGCAAGCTGCTGTATGACCGCAAAACGCGTCCGCGTATTTGGGTCCGCACCGCGCAAGTGGACCCGGACATGCCCATCCGCGGGCGTTACATCAACTTGAGTTTGCAAATCCACGCGCCGGAACACGAGACCAATCCCACGCCGGACCCCAAGTACGCGTACCAGTACAACTCACAGTACGTGCGTGTTTCCGTGGAGAACGGCCAGCTGGTGGCCCACAAAGCGGAGACGCCCACAGGGATGAGCGTCTTCACCTGGAGCCGGCAACCCAACCAGCCCGGCAACGATGTTTATCTTTTGTCGCCGAACGTGGCGTTCTTCGTGCCGGAGCACGCGGAAATGCCGCGCATGAATCGCGCAACGGGTGACGAGCTGTGGGCTGAAGTCACGGTCCCGCGCAAAGGTCCGCCGCGTCCAATTCAGTTGGCGATCAAGCGCGGCGCAGAGTGGATACCACTGACTTACCGCTAAGGAAGCGATTTATCGCTAATCGAACGACGTACCGCTAATAGAACGACGTATCGCCAATAGAACGAAGTGTCGCTAGGACTTATCGCGACGCAACGAACGCTTCGCGCGGGCGGCCGCCACATCGGTGAGCGCGGTTTTACTGGCACGTAAGCTGTGCCATGCCGCTCACGTTTCGCGTCATCATGTTCATCATGGAGAGCGACATGTTCGGGTCCATGGGCGCGGTGGCGACAATCGGAACGGTCCCTACAAATCCCGAGCAATGGGCCATCCCGTTGGCGTCCAGGCTCACGCCGGCGGGCTGCGGCTGCGCCGAACCGAAAGGCATGAGGGACCACTCAACGGGCGGCGACATCACCGACATGGGGTTCATGTTGTACATTCCCGTGGCCGTGAACTGCACGCCTCCGGAAGTGCTGGATGCGGTGGCCATGGCCGGGGTGACCGTGATGCTTTGCAACTGCCGTGATGTGTCCATCATGCCGCCGCCGCAGCTTGCGATGCCCGCAACTGTGACGCAGGCAAATATCAGGGCAAACAGAATTTTCGAGAGAGTCAATGACTTGGTCATGTCTTACCTCTTACCAGCCGCCGTTGGAGAGCAGCTGTTCATCGGGTGACGAAGCGCAGGACTGAAAATCGGGTTTTCCTAGCTGCCAAGTTCCAGTAGCCCGGCAGCAGCAGACTTGATGCTATACCCAGGCGGTCGAGAACGAAAGTCCGAAGGGGCGTGGGCCTTAGTCCCATTGGTGCGTCGCCCGCCCGCGAACCCACTCTGCCGAAAAAAACAACGGCCCGGGTTGGGACCCGAGCCGTCATTTTCAATTCCCACCGCCAGCTTCCGGCAAGCGAAGGGAATCGAACTTGAAACTCCCCATGATTTTGCGTTGTTATTTGTGGCCCGCGCTCCGGCGAATGTCGCTGACCGCAGCGCGGGGTTATGAACCAGCTACTTCAAGCTGATGGCGATGGTGGCGCTGGCGCCGCTCAGGGCCGAGGTGATGCGGAGCGTCTTGGGCGCCACGCACCAGAAGCCGGCGGAATTGCCCGACGTGTTGCTGGGATTGAGAACGCCTGCGGTGCTGGCCAGGATCTGGTCATACGTCCAGGTCCCGGTTGCATCCACGGTTACGTTGGCCAGGACGGCGCCTGCCGCGTTGCCGGTGCAAGCGCCGTTGACTTTGTAGGTAGCAACGGTGCCAGGATCGTAGGCGATTCGCATGGTCTGGCCGGCGCTGGGCGATGCCGTGCCGCTTACCGTCCAGCGACCGGTTTTCGTCGTGTAGATGCCCTTCGCAGGAGTAATGCTCTCCGCCGAGGTCAGCGTTATGGTGACCGTGGCCGGCGTGGCCGAGGCCACACCTGACTGGTCCACCGCGTTGTAGGTGAAGGTGTACACGCCGCCCACAGCGGTTGCGGGAGGAGTGAAGGTCACCACGCCGCCAGCGAAGGACGTTCCAGCGGTGATGCCCAGGTTGGCGTTGCCGGTCACGATCACCGCGCGGGCCAGGTCAGCGAAGCCGTCTGGATCGGTGTCATTGGCCAGCACGTTGATGCTGTTGGGGACTCCACGCAGCGCAGAGCCCGCGTCATTCACGGCCACCGGCGGATCGTTTACCGGAGCAATGGTGATGGTGACGCTGGCTTCGTTGGAAACCTGCGCGCCCACGATTACGTGGTAGCTGAAGCTGTCCGTCCCATTGGCGTTCAAGTTGGGCGTGTACAGAATGCTGCCGTCGGGGTTGACCACGGCGGTGCCCAGCGCTGGCAGGCTGACCAGGCTCACGGTCCCGCCCGCTGCATTGGTGTCATTGCCCAAAACGTTGATGGTGACAGCCGTGTCTTCGCTGGTAGCTGCACCGTCATTGACGGCGATGGGCAGGATGGGCCCGCCGCCGGCGACCGCGCCGGTGTTCACCTGGAATTCATTCAAGCCGCTGCCTGACGAAATCACCCTGATTTTGGCGGGAGGCGCCAGAAGCGGGCTGACCAGCAGTTGTCCGGACGCGGAATCAATGTTGCCCAGACCTTCAACTACCAGGGTCTGCGCAATCACCTGGTCGCTGGAGTTGGCTTTGACCGAGAGGCTCTGGCTCGCGGGATCATACAGCGCTTCGGTGATGAAGACCTGGTCGCCCAGCAGAGTCGGAATGAACGTGGAGACCGTCTGGCCCCCGGCGTCAACGGCATTGGCCTGCACGCAGACTTCCTGCGCGATGGCGGCCGGCTGGCTCTGGCCGTAGTAGTTGCTGCCATTGGCCAGCATCTGCGTCGGGGTGGCTCCGGCGGGCGCGCTAAACGGCGGCCCGGGATTGCCCGCCGCATCCAGAGTTGCGGAGCACGGCACGTCAAAGAAGGAAAGATGCGTGGTAATCGGCGCCGGCTGTTGGCCCGCGGGCAGCCGTCCTTGGACGTTGGGGAACGCTGTAGCGTAAACGTCTACCTTGTTGCCGGAAGCCGAGCGCGCGTAGCTTGCCCGGTCAACCTGCATCCGTCCGGCGATGGCGCCTTCAAAGACCCGTCCCGAGAGGCTGAAGTCGGTTGTCTCATATACGAAACCGTTGGGGCCTTCGATGCGGAAGATGTTGGCGTTGCGCGTGGTGCCGTCGGGCAGCAGGTAATTGGCAATCGGGCTGCCGGTGATCGGCCCCAGCCGCTTGGGATCGGCGATGTAGCTTTTCCCGGTTCCCGGATAAGGCGTGGGAACAAATGCGCCGCCAAAGTGGGCCGGATCGCTGTCCGGAGTCGGGTTAGCAGCCGTCAGCGCTGGCATTTCCGCGCCGCCGGGATTGGCGGAGGGCAGCAGGAACGGTCCAATGCGGCCATTCAGCGCCAAGGTGAAGTCGCCCGGCGTCAGACCCACGTCTTCGGTGAAGAACAGCCCGCGCGGGTCGCTGGCCAATTGGTTTTCGAACACAAATTTTCCGAACGGCGTGTACACCGTGTAGGTGCCGTCATAAGGGATGGGTTTGATCTTGATCCGCACGCGGGCGAAGACGATCTGGTTCCCGCTGATCACTGGACCGGTGGCGAATGCGCCTTCCAGTCCAGCGACCAGAGAAACCACGACCGTCTGGGTTGAGCCGGCGATGGGCGCCCTGAGGGCCCCGGCGTTCAGTCCCCAGTAGAAGTGCTCGTCGGCGAAGTTGGTGGGAAAAACTTCCGGCGCCGTCGGCGGAACCGGCGGCAGCAACCGGCACCACCCGCCGTTTAGCTCTGCCTGGCTAAGGTTCTGGCAGAATTCCATGGTTAGACCGCTGTTGTCCTGGTACCACTGCGGGAATCCGTTGGATGCACTTACAGGCCCCACCCGCTTTAGCTGGGCCTGCGTGGAAGTGGTTGCAAAGACGATGGTTAAAAGCAGCATCAGCACAAATCCGGAAATTTTCCTGGAAGCTGACGAAGCCTGCAAAGTACGACGTGGCGCACAAGTCATGGGAGTATCCGTCCTTAAGTTGTTTTTGGAGAGTTGCTGTTATCTGAGCTGCTTCGGAGTTCCGTCGTCCTTTGCGGCTCGCTACCAACAAGAGCTTTTGTGAAATTCTCTCTGCTGGGTAAGACAGGAAGGCGTTCCGCGTGGAACAGTCCGGCAACATTAATTTTTCAATCTTGCTTCAGATGGCGTAACAGCGGACGCCGGGGAAGAGGCCCGGAAAGCGAAAGCCCGGGCGGTTAAGCCCGGGCGATTCGTTGCTTCCTGCGTTTGATTGGCGCAAAACGCCGGAAGCGTTTGCCACCGTGGAACGGGCCACTGCGGCATAGCTGCGCTGTTTCGCGGTGTGATGAGGCACCGATGCGCATGTTCACTCATTGCCGGCCTCACTCGCGTTCCGTCGCGGTGAAACCGTCGAGCTCTGCGAGGTCATCCGTCTTACGTCTTGAGGCTGCCACTTACCGCTCAGGCAATACAGCTACTCGAGCGGCCCGGAAGACAGCCTCAATGGTACCCAGAAGCATGCCTGACTGAATCTGCACCTTCAATCAGGCAACCTTGGCATTTTGTATGGGGTAAAACCTTGACTCTTTTCGCCCAGGGTAATGTGGGTATGGCTCCGAAATTGCACGCGAAGCCCCCAGTTGCCGCGCTTTCAGCTTGGCTCCTTATATAATGCGCAGTTACTTTCCCCGGAAGGAGGCCATCAGCCAACATGCCGGAAGCAACGAGCCACGTGGCCCTGGTGACTGGCGCTTCGCAGGGAATCGGCCGCGCTTGCGCGCTCAAGCTGGCGGAAAGCGGAGCCTCCGTCGCACTGGCTGCACGCAATGAGGCCAAACTGGCGGACGTGGTCAAAGAAATCGAGTCGCTAGGCGGCCAGGCGGCGGCCTTTCGCATGGACGTGGCCAATGAAGACGAAGTCAAAGCCGCGGTGAAGGCGGCCCAAGACCGCTTCGGCAAGATTGACATCCTGGTTAACAACGCCGGCATCACGCGGGACATGCTGCTTTTGCGCATGAAACGCGCTGACTGGGACGCCGTGCTCCAGACCAACCTCAGCGGCGCATTCTTCTGCACACAGGCGGTGATCGGCGGCATGCTGAAGCAGCGCTGGGGACGCATCATCAACATCACCAGCGTCTTCGGCCAGACGGGACAAGCCGGACAGTCGAATTACGCCGCCGCCAAAGCCGGGCTGATCGGATTTACCATGGCCATGGCCCGCGAAGTGGCCTCGCGCAGCATTACCGTGAACGCCGTCGCGCCGGGCTACATCACCACGGCCATGACGGAAGGGCTCTCTGAGGACTTGAAGGCAAAAGTTAGCGAGATGATCCCCCTCGGCCGCCCC
The Terriglobia bacterium genome window above contains:
- a CDS encoding DUF2157 domain-containing protein, whose amino-acid sequence is MSWEKDLQRWVDANLIDAATAGRVREFEQAAGKGRMRWPAMLAVGFGALMLCAGILLFVASHWDDLSPMQRFALVLGMVAVFHLVASLLGPKVPAIGVALHVAGTVSLGAGIYLAGQIFNLEEHWPGGLMLWSAGAVVAWLILRQWPQALLAAVLIPWWLGGEWSLATESYRGAWNIAAQGFLLLAILYFSATPREPNRALRLGMVWVGAFALIPFIGDVMWSGETYDYYGSTLRHPGLPAHLMVLGYVAAYVPALGIAALIRRKDSVPMFASAVWVFVLAMLSRLHTPSHNPWLYLWVALGACGLCWWGVRENRRLFINFGTAIFALDVITFYFSDVLDKLGRSMGLILLGVIFLAGGWVLNRLRADLIARAASSGGTQ
- a CDS encoding GDYXXLXY domain-containing protein, producing the protein MNALGKGVAVALIHILIVLSLSGKLLYDRKTRPRIWVRTAQVDPDMPIRGRYINLSLQIHAPEHETNPTPDPKYAYQYNSQYVRVSVENGQLVAHKAETPTGMSVFTWSRQPNQPGNDVYLLSPNVAFFVPEHAEMPRMNRATGDELWAEVTVPRKGPPRPIQLAIKRGAEWIPLTYR
- a CDS encoding FAD-dependent thymidylate synthase; this translates as MSTPETTTAAKSPVAEKNGSPGPQVNVFAVHGVDPEVQAYAMAKYSRSALSMKESLKEISDQKAEQFLNTFYFQYGHRSIADLAHIAMAVEKLSILAAIVLVDEQRWDGQERSTRYQNFKKSGYFVPDFGGDQASEQNYRATVDFLFAEYDAFTQEMLGYYKSRVAQPVDMPEDAYTRTLRARAFDNSRYLLPLATNTSLGQIVNARTLETQIARLLGSPYSEVRHLGELLKQAAKEPAFNAQAEWLRGLVEEIKAADPALGARAEEQLMRPVKVAPTLVKYANASDYEIKTHHDLVFAAAELMEGVPVQPAPLVDLVEEGPLELALATTLLYSGCHYPYRQVRERVQAMSGAQRQEIIALGMRHRGAHDELLRSFHAGHQFCFDILMDIGGFRDMHRHRRCTQIEQGFTRHHGYDTPDDIVAAGLGDRYKAAMQRVAHASSEMNASAPTHADLYLLPMAFRKRTLFKMDFAEALYIAELRSAPAGHFSYRNVAYAMYQEVARKHPSLAQYFRVTDARQPVDLLKR
- the fabG gene encoding 3-oxoacyl-[acyl-carrier-protein] reductase, which gives rise to MPEATSHVALVTGASQGIGRACALKLAESGASVALAARNEAKLADVVKEIESLGGQAAAFRMDVANEDEVKAAVKAAQDRFGKIDILVNNAGITRDMLLLRMKRADWDAVLQTNLSGAFFCTQAVIGGMLKQRWGRIINITSVFGQTGQAGQSNYAAAKAGLIGFTMAMAREVASRSITVNAVAPGYITTAMTEGLSEDLKAKVSEMIPLGRPGTDMEVAHAVRFLASEEAGYITGHVLKVNGGMLMG
- a CDS encoding cadherin-like domain-containing protein; amino-acid sequence: MLLLTIVFATTSTQAQLKRVGPVSASNGFPQWYQDNSGLTMEFCQNLSQAELNGGWCRLLPPVPPTAPEVFPTNFADEHFYWGLNAGALRAPIAGSTQTVVVSLVAGLEGAFATGPVISGNQIVFARVRIKIKPIPYDGTYTVYTPFGKFVFENQLASDPRGLFFTEDVGLTPGDFTLALNGRIGPFLLPSANPGGAEMPALTAANPTPDSDPAHFGGAFVPTPYPGTGKSYIADPKRLGPITGSPIANYLLPDGTTRNANIFRIEGPNGFVYETTDFSLSGRVFEGAIAGRMQVDRASYARSASGNKVDVYATAFPNVQGRLPAGQQPAPITTHLSFFDVPCSATLDAAGNPGPPFSAPAGATPTQMLANGSNYYGQSQPAAIAQEVCVQANAVDAGGQTVSTFIPTLLGDQVFITEALYDPASQSLSVKANSSDQVIAQTLVVEGLGNIDSASGQLLVSPLLAPPAKIRVISSGSGLNEFQVNTGAVAGGGPILPIAVNDGAATSEDTAVTINVLGNDTNAAGGTVSLVSLPALGTAVVNPDGSILYTPNLNANGTDSFSYHVIVGAQVSNEASVTITIAPVNDPPVAVNDAGSALRGVPNSINVLANDTDPDGFADLARAVIVTGNANLGITAGTSFAGGVVTFTPPATAVGGVYTFTYNAVDQSGVASATPATVTITLTSAESITPAKGIYTTKTGRWTVSGTASPSAGQTMRIAYDPGTVATYKVNGACTGNAAGAVLANVTVDATGTWTYDQILASTAGVLNPSNTSGNSAGFWCVAPKTLRITSALSGASATIAISLK